The Antarcticibacterium flavum genome contains the following window.
TGGTAACGGCTATGTTATGGACCATTCTTATCAATTTCATATAGCTCTTTCGTACTTGCAGTTAAACGAATTTGAAAAAGCAGAAAAGATCTTTGCTGAAGATATCGAGGAGCAGGTAGCAGATTGGGGAGAGGACGGGCAGCACCATCTTGATCTTTTCTATTTAGGCATCGCAAAATATGAACTGGGGAAATGGGAAGAGGCTATTGAAGTTTTCGAGAAGGCTTTAAAGATTTACCCTGAATTTGCTGAGGTACAATATTATAATGCTGTATGTTTAATCAAGCTGGAACGGCAGGAGGAAGCAATAGAATTGATTAAAATCGCTGAGGAAAACGGAAAAGCCGGTTTTACCATCAATGAGGATAATGTAATTTATGAAAGATATCCTTATCAGGTGAGGTGGTAGAGCGGAAGCAATTTAGTTTTGTTGAATATCTTTCCCCGTCATCCATTCTTTGGTCTAAATTCCAGATTCCAGCAGCGTAGCGGTCCAGACTCATTTTTTGAGAAGCAATGCTCTACATCTTCAAATAAAAATCTTTCACCAGCTCCACATACTCCGCGGTATATTCGTGGCGGGCGGTTTCGATAATCAGCTCCTCAATTTCCACTTCTGTTTCTGAAAATCCCAATTCCATCAGACTTCTTTTTGACGGAGATTCCGGGGTGCCTTTTACGTGTGTAATTCGCCGGGGAAATAATTTATAGGTATGTGCAAGTTTTAGAAATGCATCTTGTTCCATTCGCGGAATGATGACATTGAAAGTACCTGTTTCTGAAAGTAATTGAGAAACCCCGTCCAGCAGTTCTTCAAACGGAAGGGCTTCCTGAAACCTTGCAATTTCCCTGTTCGTAGCGGCAGATGCAGCTTCAGAATTAAAAAATGGCGGATTGCTCACAATGAGATCATACTTCTCCTCCTGCATCTCCTCCACAAACTCATCAAAAGCAGCATGGTAACAAAATAACCTGTCACCCCATGGACTGTTCTCGAAATTATCGACAGCCTGCTCATAAG
Protein-coding sequences here:
- a CDS encoding tRNA1(Val) (adenine(37)-N6)-methyltransferase, with translation MKIGTDGVLLGAWTRIDDSVASILDIGAGTGVIALMLAQRSYADLIDALEIDEDAYEQAVDNFENSPWGDRLFCYHAAFDEFVEEMQEEKYDLIVSNPPFFNSEAASAATNREIARFQEALPFEELLDGVSQLLSETGTFNVIIPRMEQDAFLKLAHTYKLFPRRITHVKGTPESPSKRSLMELGFSETEVEIEELIIETARHEYTAEYVELVKDFYLKM